The Leifsonia poae region GCCGAGAACGACGGCACCGTGCTCACGACGCCCGGTCAGATCATCCCGTTCTCTGTCGCCAGCTGGGTCGCTCAGAAGAGCGGCGCCGCGCAAGACCGCACCGGCACCGCCACACTCGGCAGCGCCCTCGGAACCACCGCCCCCGTCACGGGTTCGGGCGCTGCCATCGTCCCGAACGCGGCGTACTACAACGACTCCACCTGGGGTCGTGACACCTACGTCGTCGTCGAGTACGCACGCATCAACAGCGCAAGCCCGACCTACGACGCCGGCCTCGCGGCGCTCGTCGACCCCACGAAGGCCAAGAGCCTGACCAACTTCGGCACCACGGCGGGCACCTCCGGCGCCGTGAAGACGAAGTTCGGCTTCCTCGCGCCGTCGACCACTGCGCCCATCCGCGCGAACCTCTCCTAGCCGTCAGACCCCAGAGAAAGAAGACATGACCATGCGCACCAATCGCATCGTGACGCTGGCCCTCGCCGGCGCTGCTGCCGTCGCGCTCAGCGTGGGCACCAGCAGTGCCGCGTTCGCCGTCGCCCAACCGAACGGCTCCGAGTCCGGACTCTACCTGTTCGACAACGACGCTCAGGAGTGGGTCGCCGATGGCGCGACCATCGCCTGGGACACCGACATCCTGATCAGCCCGTCGAAGACCGACCCGTTCGCCACCCTTCAGTGCCCGGCCGACGCCACCAATTGGCGCTCGTTCATCGCGCCGTCGGGATCCGAGCGGACCATCGCAGACTGGAAAGCGTTCTCGCACGCGCCGTTCGGCACGCCGGCCAAGCAGGTACTCGGCGTCGACACCACCCCGCAGCAGCAGATCAGTGGCTCCACCGCCAGCGTGAAGGCGAATGGCGGCGACTTCAGCTTCGGTGTCGCCTGTGTGAAGGACAATGGCGTGAACCTCGCGTCGTCTGGCCTCTGGTACTTCACGGGCCACGTGGCGAAGAACGGCTCGGGCAACTACACCTTCGATTCCGCCTCCACCGGCCCGTCGACCCCGACCGACCCGGCGGGGACGGGCTCGATCGGTATCGAGGCGACGACCATCACCGCCGCCGACGGTGCGCTCAGCCTCGTCGTTCCCACCGCCGCGAAGGCAACGCTCGGCGCGGCGACCCTGGTCGACAAGCTCTCCACGTCGACCGGTGAGCTGCCCGCCTTCCAGGTCGCGGACCGTCGTGTCGTCTCCACCCCGGGCTGGGATCTGACGGCCTCGACGGCGGCGTTCGTCAACTCCGCCGACTCGGCCAAGACCATCGACGCCCTCCAGCTCGGCGTGAAGCCGAAGGTCGTCTCGTCGACGGCCACCGGCGTGAGCCTCGGTGCAGAGCACAAGGCCGGGGACGCCACCCCGTTCAGTGCATTCGCCTCGGCACCGGCCGGTTCCGGCGCCGGCGACACCAATCTGAGCGCCGATCTGACGCTCGTCGCCCCGGCGAACACCCCCGCGGGAACCTACACCTCGACGATGACCCTCACGCTCGTCTCGAAGTAGTCCTGCGACCGGGGGAGGGGGTGCGTTCCGATGCGCCCCCTCCTCCGTCCGTTTCCACCCTGTTCAGCTGTTCGCCAGCGGCAGTCCACCCAGATTTGGACCAATGTAGCGTGCCCGTTTCCCCTCTCACCCGAATCGCCCGGCGACGCATCCCTCTGGCCGCCCTCGCCGCCGGTCTCGTCAGCCTGGTCGCCCTCGGTATCGGCGTCGCCCCCGCTTCCGCTGCCGATACTGATGCCATCTCCGGCGGCCCGAGCGACGACCGAACGCGACTGAGCTACCAGCTGCAGCCCGGTCAGCAAGTGGCCGACGACTACGTCGTTCGGAACACCGGCACGACCCCGCAACAGATCACTCTGTTCGCCACGGACGCGTTCACCACGCAGGACGGCGACTACGCCCTGCTCGACACGGCGAAGAAGCCGACCGGTGTCGGAACCTGGGTGACCTTCGAAGGCTCGCATCCAGCCGAAAAGCTCACGCTCGCGCCCGGCGAGCAGCGCACGGTGCCGTTCACGATCGTGGTTCCCGCGAACGCCGGACCGGGCGACCACCCCGGCGGGATCGTGGTGTCGAGCCAGAAGGGCGACGGCCAGATCCTCGTCGACCGCCGTGTCGCCACGCGTCTCTACGTGCGTGTGCCCGGCGACCTCCAGGCTCGGCTGACGATCGCCAGCCTCGGTGCGGACTACCACTCGGAGTGGAACCCGTTCACCGGCTCGACCACTGTGGCGTTCACCGTCACGAACTCCGGCAACGTCGCGCTCGGCGCCCACCTGCTCGTCGGCGCCAACACCTTTTTCGGAATCGGCGCCGGTGCCACGGTCCGCAAGGAACTCGCCGAGTTGCTGCCGGGAAGCACCCGCACCCTCTCGGTCGTCGTCCCCGGCGTTCCGCAGACCGGATATCTCGCTCCGTACGTGAAACTGCAGCCCACGGTCGAGAAGGAGGCGCTCAACCCAGGCCCGCTCGCCGCCGTCGAACGCGACACCGTCGTCGTGGCGGTTCCCTGGTGGCTACTCATCCTCCTACTGCTGGTCGCTGCCTTCTTCCTCGCCCGCAGGCTTCGCCGGCGCACCGACGGCAAGCGCGCGGCGGAGTGGGTTGCCTTCACTGAGGCCGAGGCCCTGCGCAAGGCACGGGAGGAGCGGGATGCGGAGACGGCAAGTTCTGTCAGCACCGGGCCGGGGGTGGACCGTGCGGGGCGGTAGGGCGCGCTCCAGCGGTCGCGCCGCCGCATTCGTGACCGTGTGGCTGCTTGCCACCTCGGCTTTCGCGCTCGCCGGTGGGGCAGCAGCCGTGGCTGACGACGGCTCCGACCCCGGCGGCATCGGCATCTCGGTCGACATCCCGGGCGGCGGACAGCCGTCGTCCGATCTTCCGCCTGTCGATGTCGGTGGCGCGACGCCGGATGGCGCGGCCCCGTCGACCCCACCTGCGGAGGTGTCGACGGGCAC contains the following coding sequences:
- a CDS encoding WxL domain-containing protein; translated protein: MTMRTNRIVTLALAGAAAVALSVGTSSAAFAVAQPNGSESGLYLFDNDAQEWVADGATIAWDTDILISPSKTDPFATLQCPADATNWRSFIAPSGSERTIADWKAFSHAPFGTPAKQVLGVDTTPQQQISGSTASVKANGGDFSFGVACVKDNGVNLASSGLWYFTGHVAKNGSGNYTFDSASTGPSTPTDPAGTGSIGIEATTITAADGALSLVVPTAAKATLGAATLVDKLSTSTGELPAFQVADRRVVSTPGWDLTASTAAFVNSADSAKTIDALQLGVKPKVVSSTATGVSLGAEHKAGDATPFSAFASAPAGSGAGDTNLSADLTLVAPANTPAGTYTSTMTLTLVSK
- a CDS encoding WxL protein peptidoglycan domain-containing protein, whose protein sequence is MPVSPLTRIARRRIPLAALAAGLVSLVALGIGVAPASAADTDAISGGPSDDRTRLSYQLQPGQQVADDYVVRNTGTTPQQITLFATDAFTTQDGDYALLDTAKKPTGVGTWVTFEGSHPAEKLTLAPGEQRTVPFTIVVPANAGPGDHPGGIVVSSQKGDGQILVDRRVATRLYVRVPGDLQARLTIASLGADYHSEWNPFTGSTTVAFTVTNSGNVALGAHLLVGANTFFGIGAGATVRKELAELLPGSTRTLSVVVPGVPQTGYLAPYVKLQPTVEKEALNPGPLAAVERDTVVVAVPWWLLILLLLVAAFFLARRLRRRTDGKRAAEWVAFTEAEALRKAREERDAETASSVSTGPGVDRAGR